AAATATTTCCTAGGTATTCACACAACCCCACACACTTGTGACTTTCTAGATCCCCACAAACATATTGGAGCTTTTCAAAACCCCTCAGGGACATCTCATtccctacttttaaaaaactttttggcTCACCTCTTGCCTGCCTCAACTGTTACTGCTTCCTCAGGCAGCTGCCATGTTAAACAATAATCACTGATTGTTTTGGGCAAGTGCCCTGAGAATAGGCTTCCCTGACCGAAAAAGTTTGGAATCAAATAAAGTCAAATCTTGAAAATGGGGCTTTCTAAAAGGAATCTCCAGACAGGTCAAATATTGAAAAGTCAGTGGGAATGGGTTGTTTTTGGGAATTCCAAACAGATTATGGCTACTAGGCTGCTGGTTTTCACAGCTACCATGGTTCTCATACTGCTGGTTTTCAAAGCGTCTAGGGATATTGTGAGAGCAGCCTGGAAATAATGCAAGTTCCAATGCCATGTAGCTTGCTCCTTTTACCAagaatcagccatttttttcCTCAACTAAATGATCCTCAGATTATTGCAAACCTTTGGTTAATGAAAAggttgattttggccattcttgCCAGTATTCTCAATGATTTTATACAGTTTTGGAAGTCCTTAGTCCAAATGTTTCAAATGTGTTCTCCCCgtggctatttatttattaattcattaaattaaattaaatgagatattcaGTTACTCACCCATAGTACCATACTTTAAGTGTTCAACAACAACATGGGTCTAATAATGACTGTATTTTGATATTTAGAAAGTCCTTTTGGACATGACTTCCTTCTAGAAGCAGGGTAGAATTCAAGATACCCTTGTTCATCCCTTTTGCCCTTCCAGGTCTGTCCCCGACAGCAACCACACTGGGGTGGACTCCATCTGTAACTTTTCACCATTGGCTCGGAGACTGGACAGAATTGCCATCTATGAGGAGTTCTTGAGGCTGACCCGAAATGGTACCCAGCTGCAGAATTTTACCCTGGACAGAAACAGTGTCCTTGTGGATGGTAAGGCATCCTGGTCATTGGGGCAGGAGTGGAGGGTTCCAACTTCCACACATGGGGCTCTTCCTGGGAATCTGGAGACCTGAACTTTTTCTGGAGCATTGAACTTTTTTTAGGCTGCCAGGAAATGGCATAGTCTCCCAGGCTTTATCCACCATcgaaggagaggaaaggacacCCCGTGGGATATTGGAGATACTTGCTCTCTCGGAGATAGCTCTGTGACTTCAGGCTggtcacttcccttctctggaattctgtctctcatCTCTGTACTGAAGTCACTTGGCGAGACAGTCAGTAAGGGCCTCTGGCTCCAAGCTGTATGTGAGCCAGCCTTGACGGACATAGGGGATGGACCTCTTTTCTTCCTGACAggctgtacaaaaacaggcaaTGGACCTGGCATGGCCCATGGGCTGTCATTTGCCAAGTTTTGCTCTAGATCAGCACCAtgcagaactttctgcaatgatggattGTTCTATATGTGTGCTGTCTAGTACAGCAGACATATGTGACCATTGAGTACTTGAAGTCTGGCTAATGTGACTGGCTTTTACAGTTACTGAGTTTTAATGTTACCAAGataccatatttttatttttatttaattaaaattatttttttattttagttaacatacagtgcagtattggtttcagaagtagagttcagtgattcatcacttacatacaatagcCAGtcctcattacaagtgcccttcttaatagcCATTACCCATCTAGCTTATCTCCCAGCCACctccctccgtttgttctctctcattaagagtctcttgtggtttgttgaaaaaaaagaaaaaaaaaaagaaaaattaaaattatttttaatttaagaagcCACTTGTAGCTGctccatattggacagcacatcTATAAGAAATTGGCTAGGGAGAGGGTGTATACTAGGGGGGCCTGAAACCTGCCCCCAGGCCCAGTGGGTACTATGTGTCCCTACCCTCATGGGGTTTATGTTGCAGTTGGCAATAACAAGAATAGGcaattgaaaattataaattatttaatgtgaAATAATTCATACTTGGGAGTGGTAatcagagaagccttcctggaGGAAATTACACTGAAGGTGAATCCTGGAAAGTGGGTATAAAGCAACTTGGTAAAGGAGAAGGGGGTGAATGTGTTTGTAGGCAAAGAAGAGAGCATTTGGGAATTTACAAATTTAGAGAGATCCCTCGGGCTTACCAACTAGGATGACCCATTCTCCCCCAAACTATCATAAAATGGCTCAGCCCAATTTCGGTCCTCCTTGTCCACTGGTATGAATTTGATTTAATGAATTACACCCCTGTAGTGTGATAATAGCCTTGGATTAGGTAGCCTTTTTAGAGAAAAATGGGTCAACATCATAATTCCTACTTCAACATTTCAGTGAAAATATGAAGCAAGGGTGGTGAGTGCTGATAATTTATACATTGgatgaaataatgttttaatcGGGTGAGATATGCATTGTTAAACCTAGATGATGTATGTTCATGATATTCTATGTTTCTGTgcatttgaaaagttttatttaaaaagcataaaacaaacTCACGTGCATTCTCCATTTCATTCACTTCCAGGGTATTCTCCCAACAGAAATGATGTCTTGACTGAGAATTCAGGTAAGCCTCAAAGAAGCTCCAACCCAGATTGGGGAGGGAATGTCTTGATGCTGTACCTGGTCAAAGAGACCCATGTACCCAGAGTCATAGATGATGATGAAAGGTGGCCAAGGCATGTCAGGGACTGTTAGGCACAATGCAGGGACGGCAGGAGCCCTGGGAAATGACAGGAGGAAGCTAACACCAGCCCTTGTCTCCCCAGACCTCCCCTTCTGGGCCATCATCCTCATTTGCTTGGCGGGACTCCTGGTACTCATCACATGCCTGATCTGCTGTTTCCTGGTAAGTAAGGAAGGGTTGCTTGTCTTTTTATCATTgggttgtaagaattctttatattttataaatacatgtcATTTGCTTGGAatatgttttgtgattttttttccccagtctgtttgtggcttgctttttccttttttttttttttaatgtttttttattatttattcttgagagagttagagagacagagcacaagtggaggaggagcagagagagggagacacagaatctgaagcagtctccagagtctgagctgccagcacagggcccgatgtggggctcaaagtcatgaaccacaggacctgacctgaaccaaagttggacacttaaccaaatgagccacccaggcgccccaactttttccttctttaaaacaacattagtcattagggaaatgtaaatgaaagtCATAATGAGGTATTGTGACACACAagggtggctaaaattaaaaagactgactataataagtgttggtgaagatgagGAACAACCGGGACTCTCAAATAGTGAGAAATAGCTTGGATGCATCTTTAAAGGTCACATACACCTACCCAGCCTTTCCACTCCTAGGAATTCAtgcaagagaaataataaaatatcctttggataaatacctagtagtacaattgctgggttatagggtagttctatttttttttttttttttttttagtaacctccatactgttttccagagtggctgcaccagtttgcattcccaccagtcatgcaaaagtgttcccctttctccacatccttgccaacatctgttgttttctgaattgttaattttagccactctgacaggtgtgagatggtatctcactgtggttttgatttgtatttccctgatgatgagtgacgttcaacatcttttcatgtgtctgttagccatctggatttcttctttcaaaaagtgtctgttcatgtcttttgcccatttcttcactgggttatttgttttttggggtgttgtgttggtaagttctttatagattttggttactaaccctttatccaatatgtcatttgcaaatatcttcttctattccattggttgccttttagttttgttgattatttcctttactgtgcagaaaataataaaataaaataaaataaaataaaataaaataaaataaaataaaacctataccAAGTCAtgtgcacaaatgttcatagtaacttttattttactagccaaaaactgaaaacaacccagaagtccatcaacaggtgaatagaCAAACAAATTCCATCTATCAcctgatggaatattactcagcaataaaaaggaatgaattataaatatatgcacTGACATgcataaatctcaaaataataatgtggagggaaagaagccagataacAATTAATACATAGTTTATGATCCTGTTTATAAGCAAATTGTTGAATGTAAGCTAATCTATAGGGATATCAATCAGATCAGGGGTTGCCTGGGAATGAGAATgtgtttgcaaatggcaaggaAGGAGTGATTACAGAGGGGCTCGAGGACACTTTTGGGGATGAGGAGCACTCCttgtcttgattgtggtgatggttcaAGTTATAATCAAAACTTATCAAACCATTTGCTCTACATGTATGTGGTTCATTGTAcatcagttatacctcaattaagctagagggggtgtgtgtggaaggagaggaagggagagggggtgaATGagtgagatggagagagggagggagagggtatgAATGGGATATCAGTGAAAATGGCAGTAAAACAAAgttaaagggaagagagaagatgagaaagagataaaagagagacaaagcggggcgcctgggtggctcagtcggttaagcatctgacttcggctcaggtcatgatcttgcggtccgtgagttcgagccccgtgtcaggctctgtgctgactgctcagagcctgaagcctgtttctgattctgtgtctccctctctctctgaccctcccccattcatgctctgtctctctctgtctcaaaaataaataaacgttaaaaaaaattttttttttaaagagagacaaagcagtggcacctgggtggctcagtcagttaagtgtccaactcttgatttcggctaaggtcttGGTCTCGTgcttcatgggttccagccccacatcgggctctgtactgacagtgagagcctacttgggattctctctctccctctctctctgctcctcccactcattctctctgtctctctctcaaaaataaataaatgaacttaaaaatttttttaaaaaaagagggacaagggaaaggaaaagaaggagtaaGAGAAAATTATGTCGAGAGACATATAGGAGGCAAGCCTCTGTGGCTTTGGCCATCTCCGTCCCCGGAGTCCCATGTAGCGGATCAGACCATTCTCATGCCTTCTCCTTGCCCTTGCAGGTCACCATCCGCCTGCGGAAGAAGGAGGGAGACTACGAGGTTCAGCAACACAGCCTGGGCTATTACCTGCCACACCTAGACCTGAAGTTGCAATGAGCTCTGCCTGCGGCTCCAAGGGAGCTTGGCTGGAATAGAAATAAACCACATTGGTCGGACACAGCCTCTGAGCCCTTCTTGACTTGGCCCCTAACTAGTTCCCAGGGGACCAAGATGAAAGGTTTCCCCTTTCACTAAGTCCTCAAAGGGCAACTGCAACCCTGTCTTTTGGTTTTATGCCGTTTCGTCCCTCAAGGGCACTAGAactggcacacacaaaaaaaattcacagaCATTGTCATTGTATAAAATCAACATCCCACCTCAGTGTGAGGTTTCTCTTCCTAGAAACCTGGGAGCACACCTCCCCTTGCCTCTGTGCCAGCCATCACTGCCATCTCTGTTCCTCCATCTTGCTCCACCCCCAAAGTTCCCCTTACACCGCCTCATTCCCTGAAGTTCAGGTGCACCAGGACTTCCAGACCAGTCTACCTCAGGGGCTCCTCTCCCATCATGGGTCCCCCATGATGGGAAATGGTCCAAGAAGGAAACGAGTGAGTCATAAATGACTCCATGATCAACTTTGGGACTTGGAGCTGGGATCACTAGGTATCCAGAAAGCCTCAGTCCCCAGAGTAATACCAAGACTGGAGAGAGATACTGGATCTGCTTTGGATCTAAAGACAAATAAAgctcattggggaaaaaaatctaaagacaAAGCCAGACAGTCTTTCTTCATCCAACAAGATAGAGCAGGGGCTCCCCAGGAAGCAGCCTAGAGTGACCCAGGGTCAGGGAGCTATGCTGTCCTGCCTTGGGTTCATGGTAACAGATGGCCCAATCTCTACGCAGTTTGCAGACGATCACGGCTGAAGACACAAGGGCTGAGAAGTAACAGTGATACCACCATTCGTACTTACTTGGTGTGAGGTTCACATCCTcagtcccaagcagtctctgagaatgtcttctctggagattataataataataacaagagtATTGTTACTGACTACTTAATATCTACTAAGCAATATGACTGGCAAGCTCTGCGTGCACGATCTCACTTAAACTCACCATCCTTGACAGCTGCACTCCCATTTTATAGCTAATGATATGGACACTTGGAAAGACTAAGCAGCGAGGAAGGAAAAAATTACTAAGAACCTAAATTAAACACTTCACCACACtatctttcaaagaaaaagataaaagaactttCTGAAATACAGACAGACTCAACGTTGACCTGCCACAGGCCTTCAGTGATAGAACCAGTAGAGAATGTTCATCAGGAAGCAGAAATGTGAACCCAGAAAAATGTAACAAGAGTcatgaggaaaggagagaaaatcagTGTATCTAAatcagttatctttttttaattttttaatgtttatttttgagaaagagagagagagagagagacatagcatgagtgggggaggggcagacagtgagggagacatagaatctgaagcaggctccaggctctaagctgtcggcacagagcccgacacaggtctcgaactcacaagcagcaagatcatgacctgggccgaagtcagatgctcaactgactgagcccccccccccccaggtccctCAAGATTCAATCTTAACTCCTTTTTAGGGAAGATAGAAATACTACaaatattctgttattttctaTCAATTCATTCTCAGAAATTGATGAGTCCATGAGACAAACTAAGTAATGATGGAAGGGATTTGAATATTGCCACAGGTTAGTTGGGCAATTAAATCCCAACAAGCAGTGGCTCACTGATAGAGTAAAGATGCTGAGAACAGTCCCTCTTGACATCATGATCCCCAAAATGGCACATCAATTTTTATGGATCAAATTTTCAACACGTACgggtatttaaaaaatgggaagttggggcgcctgggtggtgcagtcagttaagcgtctgacttcagccaggtcacgatctcgcactccgtgagttcgagccccgcgtcaggctctgggccgatggctcggagcctggagcctgtttctgattctgtgtctccctctctctctgcccctcccccgttcatgctctgtctctctctgtcccaaaaataaataaaaaacgttgaaaaaaaaaatttaaaaaatgggaagtctcttatttcttctttctgttgaCCTCTGAGTTCACAtgcaacaaagaacagaaaaatagagaCCTACAGACATATCTTCTTTGAGAGCATAGATATAACAGctttaatgaaatattatgttGGAATCTGTTGGAATATTACACAAAATTAACTAGGCAGGTTTTACTCTGTGAGGCCAGAACACTAAATAATCCCGTGACTTTGATAACTCAGTTgacttgaaaatacaaataaatgacacagtaaagaaagtaaaggaagacAAGAGTACAATACAGAAAGGAAAgatctcctttctcccctcaccGGAAACCCAATCtcacagcttaaaaaaaatcactgtctcCATTGTGTCACACAATACAATTTAATACAAGGAAAGTATTGGTACATACTTAAGTTTCAGGGGCTCAGAGCACGAAGACACAATGGACACTGCAAAGAGATATTAATAAAGTGCTGTGCTGCATTCCATCTACACAGGGCTCTCCTTTTCTTCATGGTGTTTTTCGAGATGTCCTTCTTGGCCCCTCACTTTTTCTGCCTCGCTAGCGAGTCTGTCTATAGCCAGTGCTGTAGCCAGCCTTTCTCTTGCcgtcttcactttcttttcttgtttcttgatatcCTCCTCAGTCACCAGAAATTGTTTGCACATGAGCTGCGGGATACCCAGACCAGCTTCTGGAATCATCTTGGCCAAATCCGAAGAGCTGGCAAGGATGGGCATGGGGCTCGAGTTCGGGCCACCTGCAAGAACACCTGGCAGATAGCCACCTGTGCACTGAGGTGCGAGTTTTTGCAAGGCTTTGGCAAGGTCCAAAGTGCTTAATGGTTCCCCTGTGCTGCTGCAGGCCTGGAGACCTTGCAGTCTCTTTTGCCAGCACACCTGTTGGGGCTTGTCCAAGGTTCCCTCCCAGTGATGGCATCTGACCTCGTTGCCAGCATGGGCTGTGATTCTGGTAACTGGCGTCTTAAATACATAACTGGACATCCTCAAAGGGATTGAGACACTTAAGCGAGACTTCAGTTTGGATTGGTTTCCACAATCATTTTGCTTCTGTGAAGTCTTGACCATcatacttcttttccttttgcccTATAAAAATAAGTCATGATATtggattaaaatgataaatgaggCCTGCCTTCTTAGGAGCATTCTATTTGGTATCTTGTACATCCACCTTCCTTCTCTACCTTTGGGGATAGGTCTGACTTGTGTCCTGGGACATCATCAAATAGATTTGTGTCAGAACAAGAAAGTTCAAGGTTAAAACTCAGGATCTACTCCAGATCGTTTCTCCTCCATGGTTTTGTAAGATGCTCTCTGTTACGATTTATTCTCACTTGTGCTTGTCACTCTCAACCACACAATTCCTGGTCCTCCCTCTCTGGACACACGGTTACTTAGTCTTTCTCTAAGTCCCAACCCCACCATCCTTCTGTGTTATGTGACTATTCATTTGGTCACCCATGGACCTCTTTGTTTTCATAGCTCCTTCAGAGCTTAAACCAATAATGAAATTATCATCTGCCCCATTCTTAGCAACTCGCTCCTATATCCCAGACATTTACGTCAACTGAAATGGTCatgaccaaaaataaataattcagaaaacatATTCACCCACCATAAATTCCTCATTTTCAGTTTTCACTCAAACACTCATACAATAGTTACCTGTCCCTCAAGATCGGAAGTGATGCCAGATCACCATATCTTCACCTTACTTTCTCCCCTATCCCTATCATTCCTGGATTCCATGGTCTATGATCTCAATAATTCCCTTGGAATAATACAGAATTCTTTAACACTTGCCGTATCTGCCTTATAAAACTTCAAATCTGAAAGACCCTGTTTATCTGCTACACTAGATACTGCTGGTCTTATAACTACTGAGAAGAGCACACATATTTTGGTACCACTATAAATCCAAAATCACCTGCCTCCCCTGCGAAGCATCCATAATGTCtggaaattttactttattttcatgtgttggcATTTTTATTCCCTGTTTTTTCACAAGGCTTGTTTCAAACATTCcctacttttctttctgcttcatacCTATTTAAGATCCCCTAACTTGCCTGATATTTCGATAAGGCTCTTTCTATTCCTTCCCCTTTGTTGTGAGCTGCTGAGAAAAGGACCTCTACATCATGTGCCTCTGGAGCCTCGTCTTCAAGAACCTTCTCAGACTACCCCCACCCTTGTGTGTGCCCTCACCATTCTGTGGATTTTGCCTTGGTAAGGTCACAATGACTCCTTTGTTACTAGACCCAGTAGGAACTTTTCAGTGTTCATATGACATGATCTTTAAGtggaaaacttttaagtatgttTGCAGCAACTTACATACGGGACTCCTATTTCACAGCTGTGAGTCATTTACAATGTAAATATAGAGCAGGTACATCCGATAAAACTCAATTTACAAACCGAGGTTGTGTTGTGAGTGGAAAGTGCAAACTGGATTTCTGATACACAAAAATACGTCAACTATCTCTATTAATTTCTACACTGATTGCATGCACAGATGAAAATATCTTGgtgataatgttttaaaatatgctattAAGATTAGTTTCACgtgtttgtttttagctttttaaaggtGGCtgctaaataaaaatttcaagtcCGTAGTAAAGAGTGCTTAGCGGTCCTACTGACAGCACTTTTTAAGCCATGTGTAAAAATAAAGCCCAGAGCAAAATGTGTGGGAAAAATTTTCCCAAGGAGAGGGGTCTACCTTGACCCCACAGCAAGatgcagaacacacacacacacacacacacacactccgaaGCAGACATCGGCCCCAGAATACCACCACTATTTCTCAAATGCCATGAGGTTTCCCTCCCACACAGTCCAAACTGGACTTGATCTCAAGAGAGACGTTGGAAGTTTACATAATTTACCAATTAGGAAGAGCCAAACCAGAGACTAAGCATCAAGACTTTTTGTGACTTGTCCATCCTTGGCTTCTCTTGTAAATTCAATaggtttggaaatatttttcagggagggtcatttttaaaaacacacagtaAATGTAAATAACAATTACTCTAGCCAATACTTGAAAATAAGAGGCTAGAATGCGAATATCATTAATATCAAATCACTACTGGGTTTGCGAGTCAGGGAACAGACAAGATTGGATTGACTTGGGCTCATTAGGCTGATGCTGATTGCGTTTGttgacacagagaagaaaacttatAGTGTGCACAGTTAGCAGGGTCCAAGAAGCCCCAGTAATTCCTGGGTAGAATCAGAGAAGAGGACACAGGACAGAACAGGTATCTTAGGGTGTGATTTTGCTTGGGAATATCAGTAGGATGCTGTGTGTGACATAGGTGATGCATTCATAAATGTTGCTCGTTCATTTACCCATCGTTTGTTATTGAGTACTTTCTACATACATCAAGGCACTTGTTCCTGCCCTCTCGAGCTTACAGTCAGTGCCAGAAgaatttataaatgttatgtatGATATACAGATATAGCACTTGAGATATGGTAGGTGTTCCAAGCATTTTTCAAACATTAACTCCTTTAGTGGTCTCTGTGACCTTAAAAGTAGGTACACGTGTTATTATGCCAgtgacagatggagaaactgagacacagataaggcaagccacttgcccaaggttgAAGATGTAGTAAACAGTAGAGCTGGAACCCAGGCCTGTCCTGAGAGGTATTCTGTGCCATGTCCCCTTCTTGTAATTCTCGTCTCTGACTTTATATATCAGACACACGGGCCACATGCCCACAGGCGTCGCAAATATTATCTTATATATCCCTGGTGATGTCAACAGAAAGTAGTTACCAGCATGAACCCCAtcgttgtttgtttggttttttttaagtttatttatttttgagagagagacagagcgtgagctggggaggagcagagagagagggagacacagaatcggaaacaggctccaggctccgagccatcagcccagagcctgactcggggctcgaactcacggaccgcgagatcgtgacctggctgaagtcggacgcttaaccgactgcgccacccaggcattcAGGTTTTATCTCCTAAATCTCTATCACATTTTTAGGCTTTTGAACAATAAACCACTCAGATACATTATATGTTTACTCATTCAGATCTTAGAAAACAAACTGTTTTACTTCTATCAAGagattttctcctctccttttaagAGTCCCTGTCTACGATTACCCTCGGCCATCAAGACTCACAGATAAGTGCTCTGTCTTGGATTAAGGGCTGTCCTCAAGGATTTTCCTGCTAAATTTAGCCATGTTATCCATCTTTGAGTACATGGCAAGCATATCTTCTATTGCTTCAGTCACTCCTCTAGCCTGGAAAGCTTATTTCCTAAGAACTTTTCAGCCCACCCTCCATTTactttccatgtgtttttttttttaattttttttaacgtttatttatttttgagacagagagagacagagcatgaacgggggagggtcagagagagggagacacagaatctgaaacgggctccaggctctgagctgtcagcacagagcccgacgcggggctcgaactcacggaccgcgagatcatgacctgagccgaactcggccgctcaaccgactgagccacccaggcgccccctccatgTTTTGTTTCATCAACTGACAGTATAAACATTCATATTCGGGTAAAATATCTAAGTTATGCACGCTTTATCCATAAACtatttagaaaagtttttaaatttaaattttagcttcAAAACTTTTTTCTGAACTCAGAcattagccacattttaaaagacataaatatattctccttaaacaattttaaataatcattttacaACTTACTTGAATGCTAACTTTATCAAATACTAAACTTCCATATATACAAGGGATTGTTTCTGGAACCTCCATATCCCTCTTCAATTTGATGGGGTTTTTCCTCCCACAACAAACTTTAGAGAATCTTTTGGTGTattatttttccatatcctcCTTTGTGgttcattccccccacccccagaaaagttcttctctttgaaatattttgcttCCTTGTGAATTTGAGAACATCTCCACCATCTAAAAGTTATATTATGGTTCTATTCTAACTTTATTACATTGAATCAAATATTTGGGGTGAAAATGAGCTCTTTACAATATTGTGACCATTGATAAATacagtttatttgtatttaatcattgattttatttcctttttaatattttatcattttttaaattatccatcACATTTGTTTTAGAATGTATAGatgttattattgtcattattaccTTATTTCTGAttgctttgagtttattttcctctttaaaatttcttgaggggcgcctgggtggctaagtcagttgcgcgtccgacttcagctcaggtcatgatctcacagtccgtgagttcaagccccgcgtcgggctctgtgctgatagct
This DNA window, taken from Neofelis nebulosa isolate mNeoNeb1 chromosome 4, mNeoNeb1.pri, whole genome shotgun sequence, encodes the following:
- the LOC131511069 gene encoding methyl-CpG-binding domain protein 3-like 1; the encoded protein is MMVKTSQKQNDCGNQSKLKSRLSVSIPLRMSSYVFKTPVTRITAHAGNEVRCHHWEGTLDKPQQVCWQKRLQGLQACSSTGEPLSTLDLAKALQKLAPQCTGGYLPGVLAGGPNSSPMPILASSSDLAKMIPEAGLGIPQLMCKQFLVTEEDIKKQEKKVKTARERLATALAIDRLASEAEKVRGQEGHLEKHHEEKESPV